The Mercenaria mercenaria strain notata chromosome 10, MADL_Memer_1, whole genome shotgun sequence genome contains a region encoding:
- the LOC123560408 gene encoding collagen alpha-1(XII) chain-like: MLALIGVILVLVSGEVVGQPVSSCNDLDEQACLLFQKAKPDLCSDPTFSQGTCKRFCGNCPLECYACPTPVLDPDDCNTTISCGSNQTCMTKHLKALDGHDEYIMMCEKKEICEGLSLGFAFGKRGLMFDEETEDDVEEHDRNRRDVTLSCCDTNFCNMPTKTTTTTLPPTSPGPFPHGCNRDIIFVLDDSGSVGTTNFRHALDFVRSIVQQIEVGPTKAQIGLLSYSTHPQVGWYLNRFDNKVDVMSAVNKVHYLGGVTHTNEALETVRTQLLTPQHGDRSTAENVVLVLTDGQSNNHIDTIREANQLHQDSKDVISIVIGSGINTNELNAIATDNHHVFDLRSYNNLSSILPQLMQIICNA, encoded by the exons ATGCTAGCTCTTATAGGCGTTATATTAG TGTTGGTGTCTGGAGAAGTGGTAGGTCAGCCTGTTAGTAGCTGTAATGACCTTGACGAACAAGCATGCCTACTCTTCCAGAAAGCTAAACCTGACCTTTGCTCTGATCCTACATTTTCTCAAGGCACGTGCAAACGTTTCTGTGGAAATTGTC CTCTCGAGTGTTACGCATGTCCAACACCAGTTCTCGACCCTGACGACTGCAATACTACGATCTCATGTGGTTCTAATCAG ACATGTATGACAAAACATCTTAAGGCTTTGGATGGACATGACGAATACATCATGATGTGTGAAAAGAAAGAG atttGTGAAGGCCTGAGCCTAGGCTTTGCCTTTGGTAAACGTGGTTTGATGTTTGACGAGGAGACGGAGGATGACGTTGAAGAACACGACAGAAACAGACGTGATGTCACACTATCTTGTTGTGACACAAATTTCTGTAACATGCCTACAAAAACGACAACTACAACGCTGCCACCAACATCGCCGGGTCCTTTCCCTCACG GATGTAACCGGGATATTATTTTCGTTCTCGATGATTCTGGAAGTGTTGGAACCACAAACTTTAGACATGCGCTTGACTTCGTCAGAAGCATCGTGCAACAGATTGAAGTCGGACCGACAAAGGCACAGATCGGCCTGCTGTCGTACAGCACACATCCCCAG GTTGGTTGGTATCTAAATAGATTCGACAACAAAGTCGACGTAATGAGTGCTGTCAACAAGGTCCATTACCTAGGTGGCGTGACACACACCAATGAAGCTCTTGAGACGGTACGCACACAGTTATTGACACCGCAGCATGGAGATCGTTCTACAGCAGAAAACGTTGTACTTGTTCTGACGGACGGCCAGTCGAATAATCATATAGATACGATCAGAGAAGCAAACCAGTTACACCAAGATAGTAAAGATGTTATCAGCATTGTCATCGGATCAG GCATCAACACAAACGAGTTGAACGCCATCGCAACAGACAATCATCACGTGTTTGATCTACGTAGTTACAACAACCTGAGCTCAATTCTTCCTCAGCtcatgcaaataatatgcaatGCTTGA
- the LOC123560407 gene encoding collagen alpha-1(XII) chain-like, with protein sequence MLVLIGIVLVLVSGVVVGQPVSSCNDLDEQACLLFQKAKPDLCSDPTFSQGTCKRFCGNCPLECYACQTPVLDPDDCNTTISCGANQTCMTKHLKALDGHDEYIMMCEKKEICEGLSLGFAFGKRGLMFDEETEDDIEEHDRNRRDVTLSCCDTNFCNMPTKMTTTTLPPTSPGPFPQGCNRDIVFVLDDSGSVGSTNFKHALDFVRSIVQEIEVGPTKAQIALLPYSTHPQTGWYLNRYDNKLDVMNAISKVHYLGGGTHTNEAIETVRTQILTPQHGDRPTAENVVLVLTDGRSNNHKDTINKANLLHQSSKDVISIVIGSGINTNELNAIATDSHHVFDLRSYNILSTILPQLMQIICNA encoded by the exons ATGCTTGTTCTTATAGGCATTGTTTTag TGTTGGTGTCTGGAGTAGTGGTGGGTCAGCCTGTAAGTAGCTGTAATGACCTTGACGAACAAGCTTGTCTACTGTTCCAGAAAGCAAAACCTGACCTTTGCTCAGATCCTACATTTTCTCAAGGCACGTGCAAACGTTTCTGTGGAAATTGTC CTCTGGAGTGTTACGCATGTCAAACACCAGTGCTCGACCCTGACGATTGCAATACTACGATTTCATGTGGCGCCAATCAG ACGTGTATGACAAAACATCTCAAAGCCTTGGATGGACATGACGAATACATCATGATGTGTGAAAAGAAAGAG atttgtGAAGGCCTAAGCCTGGGTTTTGCCTTTGGTAAACGTGGTTTGATGTTTGACGAGGAGACGGAGGATGACATTGAAGAACACGACAGAAATAGACGTGATGTAACATTGTCCTGTTGTGACACAAATTTCTGTAACATGCCTACAAAAATGACAACTACAACGTTGCCACCAACATCGCCGGGTCCTTTCCCTCAGG GATGTAATCGGGATATTGTTTTCGTTCTCGATGATTCTGGAAGTGTCGGATCCACGAATTTTAAACATGCGCTAGACTTTGTCAGAAGCATCGTTCAAGAGATTGAAGTAGGACCGACAAAAGCACAAATCGCCCTATTGCCATATAGTACTCATCCCCAG ACAGGCTGGTATCTTAACAGATATGACAACAAACTGGACGTGATGAATGCTATCAGCAAGGTCCACTACCTAGGCGGCGGTACACACACAAATGAAGCTATAGAGACGGTGCGCACGCAAATACTGACACCACAGCACGGAGATCGTCCTACAGCTGAAAATGTTGTTCTTGTTTTGACAGACGGCAGGTCGAACAATCATAAAGATACTATTAATAAAGCTAACCTGTTGCACCAGAGTAGTAAAGACGTCATTAGTATCGTCATCGGCTCAG GCATCAACACAAATGAGTTGAACGCTATTGCAACAGACAGTCACCATGTGTTTGACCTGCGTAGTTACAACATCCTAAGCACAATTCTTCCTCAGCTCATGCAAATCATATGCAATGCTTGA